The nucleotide sequence AACTGGGTCGGCATACAATCTGCGTCCGGTTTCAGAGCGGTGTCTCCGTTTGAGTGTACCACGGAGTGTGCATCGCAGGATAATGTCATCGCGTTGCACATCATAAAACCCTGTCCGCGCCCGGATAACTCTGCCGTGTTCGTGTGTAAGGATAAACTCCACCCCCCAAAAGCGTGGAAGCAAAGGAATCGGGGTTACAAACCCCTCCTACATCTGTTAGATATAAGTTTTCATGGTTTCCAAAGCGACCTCAACATCCTCGTCAAAATTATCAAATTTGCACTCACACGAGACCCGTCCGTCATAGCCCGCTTTTTGTAGTGCCGCGAAGAAATCTGTGAAATCGAAATCATCGTTCCCCGGATAGGAACGTTTGACAGGTTCAGCGATGTGCACATGCGCGAGCCACTCAGCAGCGTCGATGGTGTTTTGCATCGGCTCTTCTTCTTGATGGATATGATAGAGATCCGCCAACGCCTTAATTCCCGGACGATTCACGCGTTTTGCCATAGCGAGTCCATCTGCGACAGTCCGCAGGATGTTTCCCTCTCGCCAACAAATGGGTTCGATGACAATTGTCATGTTGTACGCTTCGGCATGATCCGCCGCCATATCGAGGAATTCAGCGATTTGCGCCAATGCCCGTTCGCGCGAATAGCCTTCCTCTATACTACGGGAACCGCTGCTGCCATAGACGATAACCTCACCGCCAATTTCATTGCCTCTCCGACATGCAGTCTCTACATACCGAGATAAACGTGGCAAATCGACAACATCACCCACAACACGTAAGTCCCCCGGAATAAACCCCGAGTACGACTCCGGCTTTAACGGTGCTTTCGCGACCTGTTCACGGATTTTCTGGAATTCTGTTTCATCCGCCTCGGGCATTAATCCCGGACGCACCCCTAATTCAATGTAATCATATCCAATTTCCGCGAGCCGATCAACATTCTCTAAACCCGTACAAACCCCAAATCTCATACGTTCACTCCTTCTCTCTTTCATTTTCCAAAACGTCGTTTTCGTTGGCTATAAGCACGTAAAGCACGGAGAAAATCAATCTTCCGAAACGAGGGCCAGTACGTATCGCAGAAATAAAATTCGGAGTAAACACTCTGCCAAAGCAAAAATCCTGATAACCGCACTTCCCCACTGGTGCGAATGATTAGCTCAGGATCAGGAAGGTTTGAGGTGTAAAGATAGGGTGCAATTTTATCCACCGTGAGTTCGTCTGCAATCTGGTGGATAGGTTTACCACTCTCCCCCTCGGCTTTTAGATGTCCTCGAAATGCTTCAATAATTTCCTCTCGTCCCCCATAAGCAACAGCGACATTTAAGATAAACTTATCGTAATGTTGTGTAGCTTCTTCCGCCTCCCGAATTGCTTCTTGCAGACTGGTTGGTAACAGTTCTATCTGCCCCATCGCACGTACTTTGATCTGGTTCGCATGGAGCCCTTCGATTGTGACGAGCTCCCGCATTTTCCTTTCAATAAGCCCGAGGATTCCCTCAACTTCATGCGCTGCGCGCTTGAAATTATCCAGTGAAAAAATCCAAATTGAGAAAATTTCAACGCCAAGCTCGTCGCACCAATGGAGTACCTCTTCAAGTTTGTTCGCACCCTCATGGTGCCCTTCAATGACGTCGCCAAATCCACTGGCTTTCGCATAGCGACGATTCCCGTCTAAAATTACACCGATATGGCGTGGGATGTTCCACGCAGTGGCTTCGGATTCCAAACGCCGCTGATAGGCATTATAAAAAAATCTTTCAACTCGATTTTTCAGAGAGTGGAATGGCTTCATGTTTGTGTCCTGAGTTGTTACAGATGCAATTTAGGCACAACCCACAGGTTCCCCATATTGCGTCATTTATTATACCACGGAAGTGTTATTTAGAAAAGCCCATAATCCGCAGAGATTTTAAAGTTGACGTGCCGTAGAAAATGTGATAAATTCATTGTAAAATATTCACAGATGGCGATCGGGCGTTTGTAGCGGTCGCTATTCGGAGGCCCATAGTTAGAAAAATGGAAGTTGAAACTTCCTCTTTGCCAAGATCATCACGAATCCCTGCCCACGGTGTCACACTTAAATCTATCCTTATTGCCGTTATTCTCATACCGATTAACTGCTACTGGGTCATCGAAATGGAGGTTATTCGGTATTCAGGTCATCCTGTAACGATTTCCCTTTTTTTCAATGTAATTTTCAGTCTGTTCATGATCATCGGTTTAAACTATCTGTTGCGGCGTTTTGTCCCGAGTTTGGCACTGGCACAAAGCGAGTTCGTCGTTGTGTACCTAATGCTTTCCATTGCATCGGGCATTACTGGCCACGATATGCTCGAGATTTTGGTGCCGATGTTAGGGCACGCCTTCCGTTTTGCAACTCCAGAAAACGAATGGCAACAGTTGTTTGTTCCGTTCCTGCCGCAGTGGCTCACCGTTAGCAGCCCGTCCCTTTTACACGGTTACTATGAGGGTGAACTCCCGCTCTACACAATTGAAACGTTGCTCGGTTGGGCAACGCCCGTCCTTTGGTGGACCGCCTTTATCACTGTGTTGATTTTCGGCATGCTTTGCATCAATATAATTGTTCGTAAACAATGGATCGAACATGAAAAATTAAGTTATCCAATAATTCAACTCCCACTCCAATTGACAGAAACCCCACAGAATCGTCTCTTTCAGAATAAATTGATGTGGCTCGGGTTTGGGGTTGCTGGCGCGCTTGCGCTATGGAATGGTGTTAACTTTCTGTATCCAATTTTACCTGAATTGCGGACCCGTGTGCGCAACTTCCAAATTTTTACGGAGAGCCCGTGGAACGCTATGGGGAGAATCCCGTTTTCACTGTATCCGTTTGCAATCGGGCTCGGTTTCTTTATTCCTCTGGATCTCTCGTTCTCGTGCTGGTTCTTCTTCTGGTATTGGCGATTCATGCGGGTTCTCGGTGCCGCCCTTGGATTACGCAGTCTGCCGCGTTTTCCGTACATGAATGAGCAGGCATCCGGTGGTTACCTTGCGTTGTGTGCTTTAGCTATCTGGGCCAGTCGTAGACACCTTTTGGACGTTGCCAAAACAGTTCTTGGATTAAGGAGTCGGGGTTACAAACCCCACCTACAGAATACGGTTTCAGAGGATACCCGACAAGAACCGATGTCATATCGCGGCGCGACCCTTGGACTCATCGCAGTGATGGCATTCCTTGTGCTTTTTTGCTACTATGGGGGCGCTGAAATTTGGGTGATGTTTGCATTCTTCGTTATTTATTATATGATCTCCATTGCTATTACCCGGATGCGCGCCGAATTAGGTACGCCTGTGCATGACTTGCACTACTCCGGTCCTGATGAAATTTTGAGTCGGACTGTCGGAACAAGGCGATTAGGGAGAGACAACCTCATTATGTTTTCGATGTTTTGGTTTATCAATCGTGCGCATCGAAGCCATCCAATGCCACACCAACTCGAAGGTTTCAAAATCATGGAACGGACAAACATGTCGATGAACCGTATCATTTTCGCCTTGACGCTTGCGACCATTTTGGGATCGTTAGCAGGATTCTGGGCACTCATCGACCGAGGCTATCGGCTTGGTATGGAAGTACGCGCCTATTGGCCCTCTCTCAGTGCGTTTGGTATAGAGCCGTATCGCCGCCTTGCGGGATGGTTGCAGGCTCCAGAAGAGACCCTTATCGCTGAAAGCGGATTTATGGGCATAGGGTTCCTATTAACAACAGTACTCATGTTCTTTCGGATGCGATTCGTATGGTGGCCATTTCATCCTGCAGGTTTCGCTATCTCGACGAGTTGGGGTATGAATGTTACGTGGAGCTGTCTTTTCATGAGTTGGTTAATTAAGTGGCTTATTCTCCAGTACGGCGGTGTCGTTCGGCATCGCAAGATAGCGCCCTTTTTTTTAGGGTTAATCTTGGGGGAATTTACAATCGGGAGTCTCTGGACAATCTTGGGGATTATTGCCGGTATTCCGACTTACGGGTTTTGGGTGTAGCCCGGTCGCGAACCTATTGCCAAATTAAGCGGTAACAGAAGCAGGGTCAAACTAAACAGAAGTGTCCATTGCCATTCCCATTCGAGGCGCGCCATCCCTAAAAATTGCGCCACAGGTTCGACATAGAGCGTCGCCAAATGGAGTACTATAATAACAACTGAAACGATGATGAGACGGACGTTCGCGAACACCCTTTGAACCAGGGGTTCCCATGGATACCGTAAAGCTTGCCAGCATGTAGCCAGCTGTGTGAAAATAAGCGTGGTACACGCTGTCGTTCGAGCGATCGCAATATCCAAGGCATTTGGATCTCCCATATCTCCAACGGATAGGACATCTCTCATTAATGTGGAAACACCGAATACACCGGACAACGCCGGCGAATGCCAGAGAATAAAGAAGAAGGGAATGATTGTCATCAGACTAATCGTCACCGCACGGCAAACGATGTCCACACCTGTCATTTTTGAAAGGAAGCGCGATCCTGAAAACCGCGTTGGACGATGATGTTTTTCATCAGCAAATATCCGTTCCGTGCCTACAACTAATGACGGTAATAGGGTTAGGAGAAATTGGGTC is from Candidatus Poribacteria bacterium and encodes:
- the uppS gene encoding di-trans,poly-cis-decaprenylcistransferase, producing MKPFHSLKNRVERFFYNAYQRRLESEATAWNIPRHIGVILDGNRRYAKASGFGDVIEGHHEGANKLEEVLHWCDELGVEIFSIWIFSLDNFKRAAHEVEGILGLIERKMRELVTIEGLHANQIKVRAMGQIELLPTSLQEAIREAEEATQHYDKFILNVAVAYGGREEIIEAFRGHLKAEGESGKPIHQIADELTVDKIAPYLYTSNLPDPELIIRTSGEVRLSGFLLWQSVYSEFYFCDTYWPSFRKIDFLRALRAYSQRKRRFGK
- a CDS encoding sugar phosphate isomerase/epimerase, whose amino-acid sequence is MRFGVCTGLENVDRLAEIGYDYIELGVRPGLMPEADETEFQKIREQVAKAPLKPESYSGFIPGDLRVVGDVVDLPRLSRYVETACRRGNEIGGEVIVYGSSGSRSIEEGYSRERALAQIAEFLDMAADHAEAYNMTIVIEPICWREGNILRTVADGLAMAKRVNRPGIKALADLYHIHQEEEPMQNTIDAAEWLAHVHIAEPVKRSYPGNDDFDFTDFFAALQKAGYDGRVSCECKFDNFDEDVEVALETMKTYI